Proteins encoded together in one Catellatospora citrea window:
- the sucB gene encoding 2-oxoglutarate dehydrogenase, E2 component, dihydrolipoamide succinyltransferase, with protein MPVSVTMPRLGESVTEGTVTRWLKQEGDRVEVDEPLLEVSTDKVDTEIPSPAAGILSKIIVGEDETAEVGAELAVIAGEGESPAAAAPAPAAAPAAEAPAPAQEAAPAPAPAAAPAQAAAPAGDATPVKMPALGESVTEGTVTRWLKAVGESIEVDEPLLEVSTDKVDTEIPSPVAGVLLEITVPEDETAAVGAQLALIGAAGGAPAAAAPAAPAPAPAAPAAPAPAAPAPAPAAPAPVAAAPAPAAPAPAPAAPAPVAAVVPAAEAVNGADGYVTPLVRKLAAEHGVDLGKVSGTGVGGRIRKQDVLDAAEKAKAPAAAPAAAAPVAAAPAPAAKAAPSPLRGRTEKLSRLRTTIAKRMVESLQVSAQLTTVVEVDVTKIAKLRQQAKADFLAKNGVKLSFLPFFALAAVEALRVHPNVNASMDLEAGTVTYHDAEHLGMAVDTDKGLIVPVIRNAGDLNLAGLARRIADVAERTRSNKILPDELSGGTFTLTNTGSRGALFDTPIINQPQVAILGTGAVVKRAVVVDDPALGELIVPRYMVYLALSYDHRLVDGSDAARFLGTVKERLETGAFEGELGL; from the coding sequence CGAGGTCTCCACCGACAAGGTCGACACGGAGATCCCGTCCCCGGCGGCCGGCATTCTCAGCAAGATCATCGTCGGTGAGGACGAGACCGCTGAGGTCGGCGCCGAGCTCGCCGTCATCGCGGGCGAGGGCGAGAGCCCGGCCGCAGCCGCGCCGGCCCCGGCCGCGGCACCCGCCGCCGAGGCCCCCGCTCCGGCCCAGGAGGCGGCACCGGCGCCGGCTCCCGCCGCCGCACCCGCCCAGGCCGCGGCTCCCGCCGGGGACGCCACCCCGGTGAAGATGCCCGCGCTCGGCGAGAGCGTCACCGAGGGCACCGTCACCCGCTGGCTGAAGGCCGTCGGCGAGTCGATCGAGGTCGACGAGCCGCTGCTGGAGGTCTCCACGGACAAGGTCGACACGGAGATCCCGTCCCCGGTCGCCGGCGTCCTGCTGGAGATCACGGTCCCCGAGGACGAGACCGCCGCCGTCGGCGCGCAGCTCGCGCTGATCGGCGCGGCCGGCGGCGCTCCGGCGGCTGCCGCCCCGGCTGCTCCGGCCCCCGCGCCGGCCGCCCCCGCGGCTCCCGCCCCCGCCGCTCCGGCACCGGCTCCGGCAGCTCCTGCCCCGGTGGCCGCCGCTCCCGCCCCCGCGGCTCCCGCCCCGGCTCCGGCCGCGCCGGCTCCCGTCGCGGCTGTGGTTCCGGCCGCCGAGGCGGTCAACGGCGCGGACGGCTACGTCACCCCGCTGGTGCGCAAGCTCGCCGCCGAGCACGGCGTCGACCTGGGCAAGGTCAGCGGCACCGGCGTGGGCGGTCGCATCCGCAAGCAGGACGTGCTGGACGCGGCCGAGAAGGCCAAGGCTCCGGCTGCCGCTCCCGCGGCCGCCGCGCCCGTCGCTGCCGCACCGGCTCCGGCCGCCAAGGCCGCGCCGAGCCCGCTGCGGGGCCGCACCGAGAAGCTGTCCCGGCTGCGTACCACCATCGCCAAGCGCATGGTGGAGTCGCTGCAGGTCTCGGCGCAGCTCACCACCGTGGTCGAGGTCGACGTCACCAAGATCGCGAAGCTGCGCCAGCAGGCCAAGGCCGACTTCCTCGCCAAGAACGGCGTGAAGCTGTCCTTCCTGCCGTTCTTCGCGCTGGCGGCCGTCGAGGCGCTGCGGGTGCACCCGAACGTGAACGCGTCGATGGACCTGGAGGCCGGCACGGTCACCTACCACGACGCCGAGCACCTGGGCATGGCCGTGGACACCGACAAGGGCCTCATCGTCCCGGTGATCCGCAACGCCGGCGACCTGAACCTGGCGGGCCTGGCCCGCCGGATCGCCGACGTGGCCGAGCGCACCCGCTCGAACAAGATCCTGCCGGACGAGCTGTCGGGCGGCACCTTCACGCTGACCAACACCGGCAGCCGGGGCGCCCTGTTCGACACGCCGATCATCAACCAGCCGCAGGTCGCCATCCTCGGCACCGGCGCGGTCGTCAAGCGGGCCGTGGTCGTCGACGACCCGGCGCTGGGCGAGCTGATCGTGCCGCGGTACATGGTCTACCTGGCCCTGTCCTACGACCACCGCCTGGTCGACGGCTCCGACGCCGCGCGTTTCCTGGGCACGGTCAAGGAGCGCCTGGAGACGGGCGCCTTCGAGGGCGAACTGGGTCTGTGA
- a CDS encoding ABC transporter ATP-binding protein, protein MPVVVTRDLSVELGGGTVLDRVNLTADPGQIVAVQGVNGCGKSTLLRCLSGLLRPGGGEVEVLGAAPSADPAFWREVGLLAEEPAWYPGLSVREHLELVALTHGGAAPVDRTLDDFELTARAGASPLTLSSGQRQRLALAATMARPSRLLLLDEPEQKLDAGFRGRLARMIRAYADAGGTVVLATHDAALVAAMDATSLRMRDGRVTQPGPVAA, encoded by the coding sequence GTGCCCGTCGTCGTCACCCGTGACCTTTCTGTGGAACTCGGTGGCGGCACCGTGCTGGACCGGGTGAACCTCACCGCCGACCCCGGCCAGATCGTGGCCGTGCAGGGGGTGAACGGCTGCGGCAAGTCCACCCTGCTGCGCTGCCTGAGCGGCCTGCTGCGGCCCGGCGGTGGTGAGGTGGAGGTGCTGGGCGCGGCTCCGTCCGCCGATCCCGCGTTCTGGCGGGAGGTCGGCCTGCTGGCCGAGGAGCCCGCCTGGTATCCCGGCCTGAGCGTGCGCGAGCACCTCGAACTGGTCGCGCTGACCCACGGCGGTGCCGCTCCGGTCGACCGCACGCTCGACGACTTCGAGCTCACCGCCCGCGCGGGCGCGAGCCCGCTGACACTCTCGTCCGGCCAGCGGCAGCGGCTGGCCCTCGCCGCGACGATGGCCCGGCCCAGCCGCCTGCTCCTGCTCGACGAGCCTGAGCAGAAGCTCGACGCCGGGTTCCGCGGCCGCCTGGCAAGGATGATCCGGGCGTACGCCGACGCCGGCGGCACGGTCGTGCTGGCCACCCATGACGCGGCGCTGGTCGCCGCGATGGACGCGACCAGCCTGCGCATGCGCGACGGGCGGGTCACCCAGCCCGGCCCGGTGGCCGCGTGA
- a CDS encoding DUF6297 family protein: MTATRAAPPPADGTSRTNPPRADSATRAGPPAHGWATARAARAAIRSPGRRSAELHWSDRYLPFAGVGVGGALLFGPFQSLLSDLSTPLPPAAPVTALVGVALAVAALAALVQVAAVAGPVLLTPADARWLLLSPLDRRAVLAPAALRAAAATVVVGVVLGGMTLSLLGFPDHGALRLTAAVVGGGSYALTGVCLAALAQRSARAAPWLRRIAGGAVVLALLTGATVAAAGGAVRPLPAVPLPAALAAAGAGVLCALATAAGVWRSLAMFPAGPVLEAATRLSAAGDAVVALEPSFLSRMAENAYWRERRPPSRPWPAWPGPLVLAWLDWRGLRRRPGRLAALALSTLLPVLLATASPDRPLLSAAAVFVLGLAAASAGAGGVRRETGSPALRRLFGVAGLPAEAARLVLPALLAGAWLTAALGLLELAGALPGEGWCRLGPAAAGVPALAALRMARRGHIDHASTPVVMPMVGSRIPLGWLTWSLSGLDVAVPGLLPLLLALTAPDPDPARSAAIQAALSAVLLTAHLYRRRT; encoded by the coding sequence ATGACCGCCACCCGCGCCGCCCCGCCCCCGGCCGACGGCACCAGCCGCACGAACCCGCCCAGGGCCGACAGCGCCACGCGTGCCGGCCCACCGGCGCACGGCTGGGCCACGGCCCGCGCCGCCCGGGCCGCGATCCGCTCCCCCGGCCGGCGGTCCGCCGAGCTGCACTGGTCCGATCGGTACCTGCCCTTCGCCGGTGTCGGCGTCGGCGGCGCGCTGCTGTTCGGGCCGTTCCAGAGCCTGCTGAGCGACCTGTCGACCCCGCTCCCGCCCGCCGCGCCGGTGACCGCCCTGGTCGGCGTCGCGCTCGCGGTGGCGGCCCTGGCCGCGCTGGTGCAGGTCGCCGCGGTGGCCGGCCCGGTGCTGCTCACGCCCGCGGACGCCCGCTGGCTGCTGCTGTCGCCACTGGACCGGCGCGCGGTGCTCGCGCCCGCCGCGCTGCGCGCCGCCGCGGCGACGGTGGTCGTCGGCGTGGTGCTCGGCGGTATGACGCTGTCGCTGCTCGGCTTCCCGGATCACGGTGCGCTGCGGCTGACCGCGGCCGTCGTGGGCGGTGGCTCGTACGCGCTGACCGGGGTCTGCCTGGCGGCACTGGCGCAGCGGTCCGCGCGGGCCGCGCCGTGGTTGCGCCGGATCGCGGGCGGAGCCGTGGTGCTCGCCCTGCTCACCGGCGCGACGGTGGCCGCGGCCGGCGGCGCGGTGCGCCCGCTGCCCGCCGTCCCCCTGCCGGCGGCGCTCGCCGCGGCCGGTGCCGGTGTGCTCTGCGCGCTGGCGACGGCGGCCGGGGTGTGGCGCAGCCTCGCGATGTTCCCCGCCGGTCCGGTGCTGGAGGCCGCGACCCGGCTCAGTGCCGCAGGCGACGCGGTCGTCGCGCTGGAGCCGTCGTTCCTGTCCCGCATGGCGGAGAACGCGTACTGGCGCGAGCGCCGGCCCCCGTCGCGGCCGTGGCCTGCCTGGCCCGGCCCGCTCGTGCTCGCCTGGCTGGACTGGCGCGGGCTGCGCCGCCGGCCGGGCCGTCTGGCCGCCCTCGCGCTGAGCACGCTGCTGCCCGTCCTGCTGGCGACGGCGTCGCCGGACCGCCCGCTGCTGTCCGCCGCTGCGGTGTTCGTCCTCGGCCTGGCCGCGGCGAGCGCGGGTGCGGGCGGCGTACGCCGGGAGACCGGCAGTCCCGCCCTGCGCCGCCTGTTCGGCGTCGCCGGGCTGCCCGCGGAGGCGGCACGGCTGGTCCTGCCCGCCCTGCTGGCCGGGGCGTGGCTCACCGCCGCACTGGGCCTGCTGGAGCTCGCCGGGGCGCTGCCGGGCGAGGGCTGGTGCCGGCTCGGCCCGGCCGCGGCCGGGGTGCCGGCCCTCGCCGCGTTGCGGATGGCACGCCGCGGCCACATCGACCACGCGTCCACGCCCGTGGTGATGCCGATGGTCGGCTCCCGTATCCCCCTCGGCTGGCTGACCTGGAGCCTGTCCGGGCTGGACGTTGCCGTACCGGGCCTGCTCCCGTTGCTGCTGGCGCTGACCGCCCCCGACCCCGACCCCGCGCGTTCGGCAGCGATCCAAGCGGCGCTCTCCGCCGTTCTCCTCACCGCCCACCTGTACCGCCGCCGCACCTGA